One genomic segment of Erythrobacter sp. THAF29 includes these proteins:
- a CDS encoding site-2 protease family protein produces MFDTLLLAFVLIPCLVVAIVFHEVAHGYVANALGDPTARDRGRLTLNPIPHVDPVGTLLVPGVLALFGGPVFGWAKPVPVIKGRLRNPRYGMMAVAAAGPASNFIIALIAAILFGIFAPDGAQFGSTAGSAMLIEDAAGDFRPLTTMLFYMMLINVFLGLFNLLPIPPFDGSHIVGGLLPRSMQAGWDRLQQVGMFLLIALIAASWAFGTGWISQFIMPPVEWAMSFYLDIAALIAGN; encoded by the coding sequence ATGTTCGATACGCTTCTTCTCGCCTTTGTCCTGATTCCATGCCTCGTGGTCGCGATCGTCTTTCACGAGGTGGCGCACGGCTATGTGGCGAATGCGTTGGGTGACCCCACAGCTCGCGATCGGGGGCGGCTGACACTCAATCCGATCCCGCATGTCGATCCCGTCGGAACCTTGCTTGTTCCTGGCGTGCTGGCGTTGTTCGGTGGACCAGTATTCGGCTGGGCCAAACCGGTCCCGGTAATCAAGGGGCGCTTGCGCAATCCCCGCTATGGAATGATGGCGGTGGCCGCGGCTGGCCCTGCCAGCAACTTCATCATCGCGCTGATCGCGGCGATCCTGTTCGGGATATTTGCGCCTGACGGAGCGCAGTTCGGAAGCACGGCTGGTTCCGCAATGCTGATCGAGGATGCCGCAGGCGATTTCCGACCGCTGACAACGATGCTGTTCTACATGATGTTGATCAACGTATTCCTTGGCCTGTTCAATCTCTTGCCGATACCGCCATTCGATGGGTCGCATATTGTCGGTGGCTTACTCCCGAGGAGCATGCAGGCCGGGTGGGACCGCTTGCAGCAGGTCGGGATGTTTCTGCTGATCGCGCTGATTGCTGCTAGCTGGGCATTCGGAACGGGTTGGATCTCGCAATTCATCATGCCTCCCGTTGAATGGGCGATGTCGTTTTACCTCGACATCGCCGCGCTCATCGCGGGCAACTAA
- a CDS encoding thymidine kinase, producing MAKLYFYYSSMNAGKSTTLLQADFNYRERGMRTMLWTAELDTRSEGMVRSRIGLEASAHHYRPDTDMWQAIHSAHLAEPLDCVLVDEAQFLTKEQVWQLAKLADKAGIPVLCYGIRTDFQGELFPGSAALLGIADALVELKAVCHCGRKASMNLRVDADGKPVAEGAQTEIGGNDRYLALCRKHFSEALAG from the coding sequence ATGGCCAAGCTCTATTTCTACTATTCCAGCATGAACGCCGGCAAGTCGACGACCTTGCTCCAGGCCGATTTCAACTATCGCGAGCGCGGCATGCGCACGATGTTATGGACCGCCGAGCTCGATACGCGATCGGAAGGCATGGTGCGCAGCCGGATCGGGCTCGAGGCAAGCGCGCATCACTATCGGCCCGACACCGATATGTGGCAAGCGATCCACTCCGCGCACCTTGCCGAGCCGCTCGATTGCGTGCTCGTAGACGAAGCACAGTTTCTGACGAAAGAGCAGGTTTGGCAGCTGGCAAAGCTGGCGGACAAGGCCGGTATCCCGGTGCTGTGTTACGGAATCCGCACCGATTTCCAGGGCGAGCTTTTTCCCGGTTCTGCAGCGCTGCTTGGGATTGCGGACGCGCTCGTCGAGTTGAAGGCGGTATGCCATTGCGGGAGAAAGGCGAGCATGAATCTCAGGGTGGACGCCGACGGTAAACCGGTCGCAGAAGGCGCTCAGACCGAGATCGGCGGAAACGATCGGTACCTCGCTTTGTGCCGCAAACATTTCAGCGAAGCGCTGGCCGGGTAG
- a CDS encoding AbgT family transporter, whose amino-acid sequence MATAASAESKPEGMTGILGWIERSGNKLPDPVFLFFWLILGLVVISVIASLTGVSALHPTEVDPDTGAATVITATSLLSAENIQKLWVEMPTTFTHFHPLGYVLVVMLGAGVAERSGLFGTAMRAGVRDAPKALLTPIVVLVGMLGNLAADAAYVVLIPLAGIIFHAAGRHPIAGIAATFAGVSGGFSANLLPGQLDALLFGITEASVETVFGDWTANIAGNWYFIAAMTVIFLPVIWYVTDKMIEPRLGAYNAANATHVDAADEDSDRPLTDAERKGLRNAGLAVLGVVVLWIAMTWGPGTPLIDETASAEAQMTPFYRSLVAAFFILFLLAGWAYGKGAGTIGDHRDLVKMMSGAMEDLAYYLVLAFAAAHFVAMFAWSNLGLILAVHGADFLGSTEMPAWLLLASIILVSATLNLFVGSASAKWALISPVMVPMLILLGISPEMATAAYRVGDSATNIITPLMVYFPLILIFCQRWDKNFGLGSLAAVMLPFSVGLMVSGLALTIGWVLMDLPLGPDAGVCIEIPAAGTQVSGTFTPAAC is encoded by the coding sequence ATGGCGACTGCAGCTTCGGCTGAGAGCAAACCGGAAGGCATGACAGGCATTCTGGGCTGGATAGAGCGTAGCGGTAACAAGCTGCCCGATCCCGTTTTCCTTTTCTTCTGGCTTATCCTGGGCCTTGTAGTCATCTCGGTAATCGCGAGCCTGACAGGCGTTTCCGCGCTGCATCCTACAGAGGTCGATCCCGATACCGGCGCGGCGACCGTTATCACCGCGACGAGTCTGCTTTCGGCGGAGAATATCCAGAAGCTTTGGGTGGAAATGCCAACCACATTTACGCACTTCCATCCGCTGGGATACGTGCTCGTGGTGATGCTGGGCGCAGGCGTGGCCGAGCGATCTGGCCTTTTCGGTACCGCGATGCGTGCTGGCGTGCGCGATGCGCCCAAGGCGCTGCTCACTCCAATCGTGGTGCTCGTCGGGATGTTGGGCAACCTCGCTGCCGATGCCGCCTACGTGGTGCTCATCCCTCTTGCAGGGATCATCTTTCACGCCGCCGGACGACACCCGATCGCAGGTATCGCGGCGACCTTTGCAGGCGTTTCGGGCGGTTTTTCAGCGAACCTTCTTCCCGGCCAGCTCGATGCATTGTTGTTTGGCATAACCGAGGCATCGGTCGAGACCGTATTTGGCGATTGGACAGCGAACATCGCCGGGAACTGGTATTTCATCGCCGCGATGACAGTCATCTTCCTTCCAGTGATCTGGTACGTCACCGACAAGATGATCGAGCCGCGGCTCGGCGCCTACAACGCGGCGAATGCTACTCATGTCGATGCCGCCGATGAGGACAGCGATCGTCCCTTGACCGACGCAGAGCGCAAAGGCCTGCGCAATGCCGGTCTTGCAGTACTTGGTGTCGTAGTCCTCTGGATCGCGATGACCTGGGGCCCTGGCACACCGCTGATCGATGAGACTGCGAGCGCCGAAGCGCAGATGACGCCGTTTTATCGCAGCCTTGTTGCAGCCTTCTTCATTCTCTTTCTTCTCGCAGGCTGGGCCTACGGCAAAGGCGCGGGAACAATCGGCGATCACCGCGACCTCGTGAAGATGATGAGCGGAGCGATGGAGGACCTTGCCTATTACCTCGTCCTCGCTTTTGCTGCTGCGCATTTCGTGGCAATGTTTGCATGGTCGAACCTCGGTCTGATCCTCGCGGTGCACGGCGCAGACTTCCTCGGCTCGACCGAGATGCCGGCTTGGCTGCTGCTCGCCTCGATCATTCTGGTCTCGGCGACGCTCAACCTGTTTGTGGGCTCCGCGAGCGCGAAGTGGGCGCTCATCTCACCGGTAATGGTGCCAATGCTGATCCTGCTCGGCATCTCGCCCGAGATGGCGACCGCTGCCTACCGCGTCGGCGACAGCGCGACCAACATCATCACCCCGCTGATGGTATACTTCCCGCTGATCCTGATCTTCTGCCAGCGCTGGGACAAGAATTTCGGCCTCGGCAGTCTTGCAGCCGTGATGCTCCCGTTCTCGGTCGGCCTTATGGTCTCAGGCCTCGCGCTTACGATTGGTTGGGTTCTGATGGACCTGCCGCTCGGCCCTGACGCAGGTGTCTGCATCGAAATTCCCGCGGCGGGAACCCAAGTGAGCGGTACATTCACCCCAGCGGCCTGTTAG
- a CDS encoding YceI family protein, which produces MPNFRYALPAMLAIAATGALATTSSTPRDYRLDSGASEVQAKVAFFGLSSKSMKFPKMSGKVRIVPDALERATIDVTFDATALEAPDETTLKRLKSEKFFWVEKYPTVRFVGKELKLKTATRGTVSGDLTARGVTKPQVLDVTFDTDPVKADPGEAIGFTATTTIDRRQYGMRSYQLIVGNKVNITMKARMVPN; this is translated from the coding sequence ATGCCAAACTTCCGATACGCCTTGCCCGCCATGCTGGCGATCGCCGCAACCGGCGCACTGGCAACGACAAGCTCGACCCCGCGCGACTACCGGCTCGATTCCGGCGCGAGCGAGGTGCAAGCGAAGGTCGCCTTTTTTGGCCTTTCCAGCAAGTCGATGAAGTTTCCCAAGATGAGCGGGAAGGTGCGGATCGTGCCAGACGCGCTCGAACGGGCGACCATCGACGTAACTTTCGATGCGACCGCCTTGGAAGCACCCGACGAAACGACACTCAAGCGGCTGAAGAGCGAGAAGTTCTTCTGGGTCGAGAAGTATCCTACCGTCCGTTTCGTCGGCAAGGAATTGAAGCTGAAGACGGCGACCCGCGGAACAGTTTCGGGAGACCTTACTGCACGCGGTGTGACCAAGCCCCAAGTGCTCGACGTGACGTTCGACACGGATCCTGTGAAGGCCGATCCAGGCGAGGCCATAGGTTTCACCGCCACCACGACGATCGATCGGCGGCAATACGGAATGCGCAGCTACCAACTGATCGTCGGCAACAAGGTCAATATCACGATGAAAGCACGGATGGTGCCGAACTGA
- a CDS encoding GNAT family N-acetyltransferase — MADAADWALRTFRSGDLGHIAARQAALYDEQWGWGRPMEAMIYDIAGRFLREFKSGREQCWVAEHNGKILGGVFICDEGGGTARLRLLYVEPEARGLGIGMALVRQCTQFAREVGYDRIVLMTHAVLDSARKLYVAEGYTLAASEEQDDFGRPETTEHWVLEL, encoded by the coding sequence ATGGCTGATGCGGCCGACTGGGCGCTGAGAACATTCAGATCGGGCGATCTCGGGCATATCGCCGCACGTCAGGCGGCGCTCTACGACGAACAATGGGGCTGGGGCAGGCCGATGGAGGCGATGATCTACGACATCGCCGGTCGTTTTCTGCGTGAATTCAAATCGGGGCGTGAGCAATGCTGGGTCGCCGAGCACAACGGGAAAATTCTAGGCGGAGTTTTCATATGCGATGAGGGCGGCGGCACAGCGCGCCTCAGGCTCCTTTATGTCGAACCCGAAGCACGCGGCCTCGGCATCGGCATGGCTCTCGTTAGGCAATGCACGCAGTTCGCGCGTGAGGTCGGTTATGATCGGATCGTTCTGATGACCCACGCTGTGCTGGACAGCGCGCGCAAACTCTACGTTGCGGAAGGCTACACTCTGGCTGCTAGCGAGGAACAGGACGACTTTGGCAGACCGGAGACCACGGAGCATTGGGTGCTCGAATTGTAG
- the rbfA gene encoding 30S ribosome-binding factor RbfA has translation MAKRDPYTAEQQSVRVLKVGERVRHILSELLARQEVHDDIVSAANIAVTEVRMTPDLRNATAYVKPLLGAGEDDVVHALRQNTAFLQREVAKRLSLKFAPKLKFRKDESFAEADRIEKLLRDPKVARDLDSDGDDG, from the coding sequence ATGGCCAAGCGCGATCCATATACCGCAGAACAACAATCGGTCCGCGTCCTCAAGGTGGGCGAGCGGGTGCGCCATATCCTGTCCGAACTTCTCGCACGCCAGGAAGTTCACGATGATATCGTGAGCGCTGCGAACATCGCGGTGACCGAAGTGCGCATGACGCCCGATCTGCGCAATGCGACGGCCTACGTTAAGCCATTGCTCGGTGCGGGGGAGGACGATGTCGTGCATGCGTTGCGGCAAAACACCGCTTTTCTCCAACGCGAAGTCGCCAAGCGGCTGAGCCTGAAATTCGCGCCGAAGCTGAAGTTCCGCAAAGACGAGAGCTTCGCCGAGGCCGACCGGATCGAGAAATTGCTGCGCGATCCCAAGGTCGCTCGCGATCTCGACAGTGATGGCGACGATGGCTGA
- a CDS encoding DUF1697 domain-containing protein, with amino-acid sequence MARYLALLGSINVGGNRIKMADLKTTLEGAGFRDVVTVAASGNVIFTDDRDPAMLEIRLESLVEQKFGFKSCAMVRSADEVKAAIDENPFHGMGPQHGSDKMVHSIFLSQQPDKASVDALIAEHASKGSERLALGDRVLFLDYVHGVGLSDLSNKVLERRLKVKGTARNMNSLKNILSKMR; translated from the coding sequence GTGGCGCGCTACCTGGCCTTGCTCGGCAGCATCAATGTCGGCGGCAACCGGATCAAGATGGCGGACCTCAAGACGACGTTGGAAGGTGCCGGCTTCAGGGATGTCGTTACAGTCGCCGCCAGCGGCAACGTTATATTCACGGATGACCGCGATCCGGCGATGCTCGAAATCCGGCTGGAAAGCCTCGTCGAACAGAAGTTCGGCTTCAAGTCGTGCGCCATGGTGCGCAGCGCGGACGAAGTGAAAGCCGCTATCGATGAAAACCCGTTCCACGGCATGGGACCGCAGCACGGTTCTGACAAGATGGTCCATTCGATCTTCCTGAGCCAGCAACCGGACAAGGCATCCGTCGATGCGCTTATTGCTGAGCATGCGAGCAAAGGCAGCGAGCGGCTGGCGCTGGGTGACCGCGTGCTGTTTCTCGACTATGTTCACGGTGTCGGCTTGTCCGACCTGTCGAACAAGGTTCTGGAGCGCAGGTTGAAGGTCAAGGGCACCGCCCGTAACATGAACTCGCTCAAGAACATCCTCTCGAAGATGAGGTGA
- a CDS encoding PaaI family thioesterase — protein MDWRDQIQEGAAGSPHSNLLGSRFVAFDEAPQTATMRFTVKREMCTWRGGVQGGLVAGYLDDVMGYAYVASSGGELAPLNLELSMSLIRLIPEGATIIGKGRVVKAGRRVVFLEGELLGEDGTIYARATSTAIPTPRPSPTETGMGR, from the coding sequence ATGGACTGGCGTGACCAAATTCAGGAAGGCGCGGCGGGCTCCCCCCACTCCAACCTGCTCGGATCGCGGTTTGTGGCCTTTGATGAAGCCCCGCAGACCGCGACCATGCGCTTCACCGTAAAGCGCGAGATGTGCACCTGGCGCGGCGGCGTGCAGGGCGGGCTGGTCGCGGGCTATCTCGACGACGTGATGGGCTATGCCTATGTTGCCTCAAGTGGCGGCGAACTCGCCCCGCTCAATCTCGAACTGTCGATGAGCCTCATCCGGCTCATTCCGGAAGGCGCGACGATCATCGGAAAGGGCCGCGTGGTCAAAGCCGGACGGCGCGTTGTATTCCTCGAAGGCGAACTTCTCGGCGAAGACGGCACGATCTATGCCCGTGCGACCTCGACAGCGATCCCGACGCCGCGACCATCACCCACAGAGACCGGGATGGGGCGCTAG